From a region of the Corvus cornix cornix isolate S_Up_H32 chromosome 2, ASM73873v5, whole genome shotgun sequence genome:
- the HSBP1L1 gene encoding heat shock factor-binding protein 1-like protein 1 isoform X1 gives MAAADPPGAEELPQLAENLLCRLQENFQALTEKLTLRMEEMGERISDLEKCVADLMTEAGVENSDEELRVKTFT, from the exons aTGGCAGCCGCCGACCCGCCgggagctgaggagctgccacagctg GCGGAAAATCTGCTCTGCCGGCTGCAGGAGAATTTTCAGGCTCTGACGGAGAAGTTAACGCTGAGAA TGGAAGAAATGGGCGAGCGCATCAGTGACCTTGAGAAGTGTGTTGCTGACCTGATGACAGAGGCTGGGGTAGAAAACAGCGATGAAGAGTTGAGAGTAAAGACATTTACTTaa
- the HSBP1L1 gene encoding heat shock factor-binding protein 1-like protein 1 isoform X2 has product MAAADPPGAEELPQLAENLLCRLQENFQALTEKLTLRMEEMGERISDLEKCVADLMTEAGVENSDEELRH; this is encoded by the exons aTGGCAGCCGCCGACCCGCCgggagctgaggagctgccacagctg GCGGAAAATCTGCTCTGCCGGCTGCAGGAGAATTTTCAGGCTCTGACGGAGAAGTTAACGCTGAGAA TGGAAGAAATGGGCGAGCGCATCAGTGACCTTGAGAAGTGTGTTGCTGACCTGATGACAGAGGCTGGGGTAGAAAACAGCGATGAAGAGTTGAGA cactga
- the TXNL4A gene encoding thioredoxin-like protein 4A isoform X1: MSYMLPHLHNGWQVDQAILSEEDRVVVIRFGHDWDPTCMKMDEVLYSIAEKVKNFAVIYLVDITEVPDFNKMYELYDPCTVMFFFRNKHIMIDLGTGNNNKINWAMEDKQEMIDIIETVYRGARKGRGLVVSPKDYSTKYRY, translated from the exons ATGTCGTACATGCTACCGCACTTGCACAATGGGTGGCAGGTGGACCAGGCCATCCTGTCGGAGGAGGACCGGGTCGTGGTCATCCGCTTCGGGCACGACTGGGACCCCACGTGCATGAAGATGGATGAGGTCCTGTATAGCATCGCCGAGAAG gTTAAAAACTTTGCTGTTATTTATCTGGTGGACATCACTGAAGTACCGGACTTCAATAAGATGTACGAGTTGTATGATCCCTGTACtgtcatgtttttcttcag GAACAAACACATCATGATTGATTTAGGTACAGGTAATAACAACAAGATCAACTGGGCAATGGAAGATAAGCAGGAGATGATTGACATTATAGAAACTGTTTATAGAGGAGCCCGCAAAGGTCGAGGTTTGGTGGTATCGCCAAAAGATTATTCCACTAAATACAGATATTGA
- the TXNL4A gene encoding thioredoxin-like protein 4A isoform X2, with amino-acid sequence MYELYDPCTVMFFFRNKHIMIDLGTGNNNKINWAMEDKQEMIDIIETVYRGARKGRGLVVSPKDYSTKYRY; translated from the exons ATGTACGAGTTGTATGATCCCTGTACtgtcatgtttttcttcag GAACAAACACATCATGATTGATTTAGGTACAGGTAATAACAACAAGATCAACTGGGCAATGGAAGATAAGCAGGAGATGATTGACATTATAGAAACTGTTTATAGAGGAGCCCGCAAAGGTCGAGGTTTGGTGGTATCGCCAAAAGATTATTCCACTAAATACAGATATTGA
- the LOC104688865 gene encoding probable 2-ketogluconate reductase isoform X1, translating into MFRSKAFSLLKLVPLVSGQSNLAYKCIHQVIASHGHRCHRSVIYKQRYRTHPCSAGRRTINAETKVMAEEELPGVLILDIGGTHGVLENLAALLKKHFHLITMKEFLGNKEEMSKKIQSVFVFECRPAIDRELLESLPNLKVIGNSGVGVDHLDLKMISSFGVKVTNTPHAVADPTADIGMALMLASARRLVEGCQIVVSPDTKYFAVDWLGVEVTRATLGIIGMGSIGYKVAQRARAFNMRILYHNRNRRRKEEEEAVGAHYCAKMEDLLQQSDFVMLVVNLTPETRKLIGKKELGLMKPTATLINISRGAVIDQDALVEALQNKVIRAAALDVTDPEPLPRDHPLLNLNNIIITPHIGTATVQAIRMMAEEAIANMLAVLNGQPIPSEVFPK; encoded by the exons ATGTTCAGGAGCAAAGCATTCAGTCTGTTGAAACTGGTTCCCTTGGTGTCTGGCCAATCAAATTTGGCTTACAAATGTATTCATCAAGTTATTGCTTCTCATGGACATCGCTGTCACAGAAGTGTGATTTACAAACAGAGGTACAGGACACACCCATGTAGTGCTGGAAGACGAACAATAAATGCTGAGACAAAG GTCATGGCAGAAGAAGAGTTGCCGGGTGTTTTGATTCTGGATATAGGAGGAACTCATGGTGTGCTAGAAAACCTTGCAGCACTTTTGAAGAAACACTTTCACCTTATCACCATGAAGGAATTTCTtggaaacaaagaagaaatgagcaaaaaaatccaatctGTTTTTGTGTTTGAGTGCAGGCCAGCTATTGACCGTGAGCTTCTAGAAAGCCTGCCTAATTTAAAGGTAATTGGAAACTCTGGGGTTGGAGTGGATCACTTAGACTTGAAAATGATCTCGAGCTTTGGTGTAAAAGTGACCAACACCCCACACGCCGTGGCAGACCCGACAGCAGACATAGGAATGGCCTTGATGCTGGCCTCTGCCAGAAGACTAGTCGAAG GCTGCCAGATCGTGGTGTCGCCAGACACGAAGTACTTTGCTGTTGACTGGCTGGGAGTGGAAGTAACCAGAGCGACACTTGGGATCATTGGGATGGGCAGCATTGGATACAAAGTGGCTCAGAGAGCCAGAGCCTTCAACATGAGGATCCTGTACCATAACAGAAACCGCAG aaggaaggaggaggaagaggctgtTGGTGCCCACTACTGTGCAAAGATGGAAGACTTGCTGCAGCAATCTGACTTTGTTATGTTGGTTGTGAACCTGACTCCTGAGACTCGCAAACTGATTGGGAAAAAGGAGCTGGGGCTGATGAAACCCACAGCTACTCTCATAAACATCAGCCGAG GTGCAGTTATTGATCAAGATGCATTGGTAGAAGCTCTCCAGAATAAGGTTATtagggctgcagctctggacGTGACAGACCCTGAGCCTCTGCCAAG AGATCATCCTTTATTGAACTTGAATAACATCATCATAACCCCGCACATTGGAACTGCAACAGTCCAAGCCATCCGTATGATGGCAGAAGAAGCAATAGCAAACATGCTGGCTGTTCTCAATGGCCAACCCATTCCAAGTGAAGTATTTCCCAAATGA
- the LOC104688865 gene encoding probable 2-ketogluconate reductase isoform X2: protein MAEEELPGVLILDIGGTHGVLENLAALLKKHFHLITMKEFLGNKEEMSKKIQSVFVFECRPAIDRELLESLPNLKVIGNSGVGVDHLDLKMISSFGVKVTNTPHAVADPTADIGMALMLASARRLVEGCQIVVSPDTKYFAVDWLGVEVTRATLGIIGMGSIGYKVAQRARAFNMRILYHNRNRRRKEEEEAVGAHYCAKMEDLLQQSDFVMLVVNLTPETRKLIGKKELGLMKPTATLINISRGAVIDQDALVEALQNKVIRAAALDVTDPEPLPRDHPLLNLNNIIITPHIGTATVQAIRMMAEEAIANMLAVLNGQPIPSEVFPK from the exons ATGGCAGAAGAAGAGTTGCCGGGTGTTTTGATTCTGGATATAGGAGGAACTCATGGTGTGCTAGAAAACCTTGCAGCACTTTTGAAGAAACACTTTCACCTTATCACCATGAAGGAATTTCTtggaaacaaagaagaaatgagcaaaaaaatccaatctGTTTTTGTGTTTGAGTGCAGGCCAGCTATTGACCGTGAGCTTCTAGAAAGCCTGCCTAATTTAAAGGTAATTGGAAACTCTGGGGTTGGAGTGGATCACTTAGACTTGAAAATGATCTCGAGCTTTGGTGTAAAAGTGACCAACACCCCACACGCCGTGGCAGACCCGACAGCAGACATAGGAATGGCCTTGATGCTGGCCTCTGCCAGAAGACTAGTCGAAG GCTGCCAGATCGTGGTGTCGCCAGACACGAAGTACTTTGCTGTTGACTGGCTGGGAGTGGAAGTAACCAGAGCGACACTTGGGATCATTGGGATGGGCAGCATTGGATACAAAGTGGCTCAGAGAGCCAGAGCCTTCAACATGAGGATCCTGTACCATAACAGAAACCGCAG aaggaaggaggaggaagaggctgtTGGTGCCCACTACTGTGCAAAGATGGAAGACTTGCTGCAGCAATCTGACTTTGTTATGTTGGTTGTGAACCTGACTCCTGAGACTCGCAAACTGATTGGGAAAAAGGAGCTGGGGCTGATGAAACCCACAGCTACTCTCATAAACATCAGCCGAG GTGCAGTTATTGATCAAGATGCATTGGTAGAAGCTCTCCAGAATAAGGTTATtagggctgcagctctggacGTGACAGACCCTGAGCCTCTGCCAAG AGATCATCCTTTATTGAACTTGAATAACATCATCATAACCCCGCACATTGGAACTGCAACAGTCCAAGCCATCCGTATGATGGCAGAAGAAGCAATAGCAAACATGCTGGCTGTTCTCAATGGCCAACCCATTCCAAGTGAAGTATTTCCCAAATGA
- the LOC104688864 gene encoding probable 2-ketogluconate reductase isoform X1, giving the protein MEGGKLPWLLVNEIGGIRGILHSHVPFLKKHFHLITMKEFLEDKKAVGKKVQAIYLWWHKPVIDKELLQSLPNLKVIANSGVGMDHLDLKLVASFGVKMANAPRAVSSSTADTGMALLLASARRLVEVHNISISSSTEYCEADILGVKVAGATLGIIGMGSIGYKVALRAKAFEMNILYHNRTRRKAQEEQAVSATYCKRIDSLLQQADFVMVVVSLTPQTHKLIGKRELELMKPTATLINISRGAVVDQEALVAALQTGVIGAAALDVTSPEPLPRDHPLLKLKNVIITPHLGTKTDKASYMITEEAVENILAALNGLPLPSEVLPS; this is encoded by the exons atggaaggaggaaaactACCTTGGCTTTTGGTAAATGAAATTGGTGGCATACGTGGGATATTGCATAGCCATGTGCCATTCCTGAAGAAGCATTTCCACCTCATCACCATGAAGGAATTTCTTGAAGACAAAAAGGCTGTAGGTAAAAAGGTCCAAGCAATCTATTTGTGGTGGCACAAACCAGTAATTGACAAAGAGCTCCTCCAGAGCCTGCCAAACTTGAAAGTGATTGCGAATTCAGGAGTGGGGATGGATCACCTGGATCTGAAGCTTGTAGCTAGCTTTGGTGTGAAGATGGCTAATGCTCCACGTgctgtttccagcagcacagcagataCTGGGATGGCTTTGCTGCTAGCATCTGCTAGAAGACTAGTGGAAG TCCataacatttccatttcttcaaGTACGGAGTACTGTGAAGCTGATATTCTGGGAGTTAAAGTTGCTGGAGCTACTCTGGGGATCATTGGCATGGGCAGCATTGGATATAAGGTTGCTCTGAGAGCCAAAGCATTTGAAATGAACATTTTGTACCACAACAGGACACGGAG GAAAGCTCAAGAGGAGCAAGCTGTCAGTGCCACTTACTGCAAAAGGATAGACAGCTTGCTCCAGCAGGCAGATTTTGTGATGGTGGTGGTGAGCCTGACACCTCAGACACACAAGCTGATTGGGAaaagagagctggagctgatgAAACCCACAGCTACCCTCATTAACATCAGCCGAG GGGCAGTAGTTGACCAAGAGGCGctggtggcagctctgcagactgGTGTTATCGGGGCCGCAGCTTTGGATGTCACCTCCCCAGAGCCACTGCCCAG agatCATCCATTGTTAAAATTAAAGAACGTCATTATAACACCTCACCTCGGCACTAAAACAGACAAGGCCAGCTACATGATAACAGAGGAAGCAGTTGAAAACATATTAGCAGCCCTGAATGGTCTCCCCCTACCCAGTGAAGTTCTCCCTAGCTGA
- the LOC104688864 gene encoding probable 2-ketogluconate reductase isoform X2: MEGGKLPWLLVNEIGGIRGILHSHVPFLKKHFHLITMKEFLEDKKAVGKKVQAIYLWWHKPVIDKELLQSLPNLKVIANSGVGMDHLDLKLVASFGVKMANAPRAVSSSTADTGMALLLASARRLVEVHNISISSSTEYCEADILGVKVAGATLGIIGMGSIGYKVALRAKAFEMNILYHNRTRRKAQEEQAVSATYCKRIDSLLQQADFVMVVVSLTPQTHKLIGKRELELMKPTATLINISRGAVVDQEALVAALQTGVIGAAALDVTSPEPLPRFPSLLFSQEGWRSSIVKIKERHYNTSPRH; encoded by the exons atggaaggaggaaaactACCTTGGCTTTTGGTAAATGAAATTGGTGGCATACGTGGGATATTGCATAGCCATGTGCCATTCCTGAAGAAGCATTTCCACCTCATCACCATGAAGGAATTTCTTGAAGACAAAAAGGCTGTAGGTAAAAAGGTCCAAGCAATCTATTTGTGGTGGCACAAACCAGTAATTGACAAAGAGCTCCTCCAGAGCCTGCCAAACTTGAAAGTGATTGCGAATTCAGGAGTGGGGATGGATCACCTGGATCTGAAGCTTGTAGCTAGCTTTGGTGTGAAGATGGCTAATGCTCCACGTgctgtttccagcagcacagcagataCTGGGATGGCTTTGCTGCTAGCATCTGCTAGAAGACTAGTGGAAG TCCataacatttccatttcttcaaGTACGGAGTACTGTGAAGCTGATATTCTGGGAGTTAAAGTTGCTGGAGCTACTCTGGGGATCATTGGCATGGGCAGCATTGGATATAAGGTTGCTCTGAGAGCCAAAGCATTTGAAATGAACATTTTGTACCACAACAGGACACGGAG GAAAGCTCAAGAGGAGCAAGCTGTCAGTGCCACTTACTGCAAAAGGATAGACAGCTTGCTCCAGCAGGCAGATTTTGTGATGGTGGTGGTGAGCCTGACACCTCAGACACACAAGCTGATTGGGAaaagagagctggagctgatgAAACCCACAGCTACCCTCATTAACATCAGCCGAG GGGCAGTAGTTGACCAAGAGGCGctggtggcagctctgcagactgGTGTTATCGGGGCCGCAGCTTTGGATGTCACCTCCCCAGAGCCACTGCCCAGGtttccatctctgcttttttctcagGAAGGATGG agatCATCCATTGTTAAAATTAAAGAACGTCATTATAACACCTCACCTCGGCACTAA